The Desulfovibrio psychrotolerans genome includes the window GGGTCTGGTCATGGGTGTTATGATCATTCCGCTGGTGTCCTCTCTTTCGGACGACGTCATCAACGCTGTGCCCCAGGCCATGCGCGAAGGTTCCTACGCGCTGGGCGCCACCCAGTCGGAAACCATCACCAAGGTCATTCTCCCTGCGGCCCTTCCCGGCGTGGTCTCCGCCCTGCTGCTGGCCATATCCCGCGCCGTGGGCGAAACCATGATCGTGGTCATGGCGGCGGGCCTCATGCCCAACCTCACTTGGAATCCGCTCAAGAGCATGACCACGGTCACAGTCAGCATAGTAGACTCCCTGACCGGCGATCAGGCTTTCGACAGCCCGCAAACCCTCTCAGCCTTCGGCCTCGGCCTTGTGCTGCTGGTGGTTACGCTCTGCCTGAACGTGGTCTCACTGGTGGTCATCCGCAAATTCCGTGAACAGTACGAGTAACAGGATACGAAGAATGGCATCTACCTTCGGATTTGACGAAAAAGCCATGCGCGCCAGGCGGCACGCACGGGAACGGCGCTTTAGGGCTTACGCTATCACCGCCATTGCGCTTGCGGGACTCTTTCTGGTGTTCTTCATGGTGGATATCTCCATAAAGGGTGCTTCCGCCTTCCGGCAGGGTGAACTGCTTATCACGGTAAACTACTCACCGGAAATTTACGCCAACCCCAACATGGCGCTGGACCCGGAAGTAGCCCAGATTGTCTCCCGCAGCTTCATCCGCCTCATTCCCTCTATGATGGACGAGGACAGCACCCTTTCCGGCACCACGCGCGAACTCTGGGTGCTCGCCAGCGCGGATACGGACCAGTACATGAAGGAGCGCCCCAACCGGCTTAAACCCCGCCAGCAAAAGCTCGTGGACTCCATGATGCAGCAGGGCACGGCCAAGCTCGCCTTCAATACCGGGTTCTTCACGTCGGGCGATTCCAAGCTGCCTGAACTTGCGGGCATATTCTCCGCCGCAGTAGGCTCCTTTTATGTGCTGCTGCTCACCCTGCTGTTCAGCTTCCCGGTGGCGGTCATGTGCGCCATCTATCTGGAAGAATTCGCTCCGGATAACCGCCTGACCCAAATCATAGAAGTAAACATCAACAACCTTGCGGCCATTCCCTCCATCATCTACGGGCTGCTGGGTCTGGCCATCTTCATCAACTTCATGGGCGTCACCCGTTCTTCCGTACTGGTGGGCGGCCTCACGCTCTCGCTCATGACCATGCCTTCCATCATCATCAGCACGCGCGCGGCCATACGCTCCATCCCGCCTTCCATACGCGAAGCCGCGCTGGCACTGGGCGCAACGCCCCTGCAGGTGGTGTGGCACCACGTGCTGCCACTGTCGCTGCCGGGCATTCTCACGGGTACCATCATCGGCCTTTCCCGCGCCATGGGCGAAACCGCGCCCCTGCTCATCGTGGGTATGATGGCCTATATCCCGGACGTCGCCACCAGCTTCTCCAGTGCCTCCACCGTACTCCCCGCGCAGATATACACATGGGCCTCAGACTCTCAGCGCGCCTTTGCAGAACGCACCGCCGCAGGCATCATGGTCCTGCTCGTCCTGCTGCTGAGCATGAACGCCACGGCCATATGGCTGCGCAACAAGTACGAGCGCAAATGGTAGCCCCGTCGCATCTTTCCGGCTAATGCCGGAAACGGTAGCACATACCTCAGTACCAACCGCAAACGGCCTGCCGGAGTCTCCGCTTCAGCAGGCCGTTCTTTCGCTCCCCGCCCCTCCCCGGCAATCCCGCATGACGCCAAGCCCGCACTTGCCCCGGCGCCGCACTCCCTGCTATACTTACCCACTCGTCACAACCTGATCCCGGAGGCAGCATGTCGGACAAGCAGCACAGATACCGCATCGGCACCGCAGACTTTTCCGCAATACGCAACCGCAACGAAACCCGTGTCCTGCGCATGATGGAAAAAGTCATGAGCGAACCGCCCGGATACCAGCCGGACGAGCTTTCGCTGCACGATATTTACGCCCTTGCCCTCAATGCCCTGCCCCCGCGGTACACCCAGACGGGAACCATTGTCCTGCGCGACCCCGTGAAAGACGAAGAAATACTCGCCGCCGTGCGCAACGCCTTTGCCGTGGTGGTACAAAATCCCAAATATTGAGGCTCCTCCGCAATCATGATCACCGTAGACACACACATCCACACCCACTTCTCCCACGGAAAGGCCTCCGTGCAGGAAATGTTTGATGCGGCACTGGCTAAGGGCATGAAGGTGTTCGGCTTTTCCGAGCACTCCCCGCGCCCGGACGGATTCGACTACCCCACCGACTACAAGCAGAAACTCACCGCCGCATGGCCGGACTACCTCCGGCAGGTTTCCGCCCTTAAGGAAAACCCGCAAGGCGTTCAGGTGCTGTTGGGCATAGAGATGGACTGGACCGTCGGGCAGGAGGACTATATCCGCCAAAAGCTCGCCGCAGACCCCTTCGATTACGTCATCGCGGGCATCCACTTTCTGGATACGTGGGGATTCGACTTCGCCCCGCAGGACTGGGCATACTGGTCGGACGATGAAAAATTCGCCCGCTACGAGGCCTTTTTCGAAACCATGACCCACATGGCGCAGACAGGTCTTTTTGATATCGTCGCCCACCCGGACATCATCAAGATTTTCTCCGTGGACGCCTTCACCCGCTGGATGCAGACCGCCTCCGCAAAAGATGCCGTCCGCAGCGCCCTTTGCGCCGTCCAAAAGGCAGGCATGGCCATGGAGGTCTCCTCCGCAGGCCTGCGCAAACTGTGCGCCGAAATCTACCCCTGCCCCTTCTTCATGGAAACCGCCCGCGACCTGCACCTGCCCATAAGCTTCGGCTCAGACGCGCATTCCACGGCCTCCGTGGGCTACGCCTTCACTGTTCTGGAAACCTACGCCCGCACATACGGCTATTCCCAAAGCGTCTTCTTTGAAAAACGCACCATGCAGGTCAGAGCGTTCTGACCGGTCCCCCACGCCCGTTACCGCACCAGCAACCGACACAATCACTATGAACGCTCCTCTTCTCATCCTCGACCGGGTGCACGTCTCCTTTCTTCCCTCCGCGCAGGCCCTCCGCATCATCGCGCTGGACTCCCTCTCGTGGACCCTGCACAAAGGGCAGCACTGGGCAATCATCGGCCCCAACGGCGCGGGCAAATCCACCCTGCTGCGCGTCATCCGTGGTGAGCAGCGGCCCGACCAGATTCCGCCTCAGACGCAACCGCTCCAGTCGCCGGAACATACAGGCCAAACAGACCACACTGGCTACACTGGCCACGCAGGCTCCGTCACGTGGCTTCTGGACGGCACGCCGGAAACCACCCCCCTTGCCGTGCGCCGCCGCATCGCCTGCGTGACTTCCGGCATACAGGAACACTACGTGCGCCAGCAGTGGCGGCTCTCCGGCGAAGATTTGCTGCTGACCGGCTGGTTCGATTCCCCCCTGCTGTACGAAACACCCACGCAGCCCCAGCGCTATGCCGCGCAGGACCTGGCCCGTGCGCTGGACGTACAGCACCTGCTGGATATGCACCTGCCCGCCATGTCACAGGGCCAGTTGCGCAAAATGCTTGTTGCCCGTGCCCTCATCGGCTCGCCGGACATTCTGGTGCTGGACGAAATGTGCGAAGGGCTGGACCCCGCCTCCCGCGCGGGCGTTCTGGAAACAACAGACCGCGCCGCCGCACTGGGCACCACGGTCCTCTTCGCCACCCACCGGCTGGAAGAACTCCCCGCCTGCATCACCCACGGCATGCTCCTTACCTGCGGCCGCATCGCCGTGCAGGGCAGCGTGGCAGATGTCACTCAGGCCATGGAACAGAAGCACCGCGAATCTCTCTGCCCCCGGTCGCCGCAGGCGGCTCCTTCATCCGTCCTCCCGCCGCCCTTTCCCGACAGCAGCTCAGCCTCATCCGATCGTACTTGTCGCACCGGCCACACCGATCGCACAGGCCACATTGGCCGCATCAGCCGCACCACCCCGGCAGAACCGCTCATCGACATCGCAGACGCCACCGTGTTCATCAACCGCGTCCCCGTCCTGCACAACATCACATGGTCCATCCTCCCCGGACAGAACTGGGCCGTCTGCGGTCCCAACGGCGCGGGCAAATCCACACTGCTGCGCCTGCTGCTGGGCGATACCCGTCAGGCATGGGGCGGCACCGTGCGCTGGTTCGGGCAGGAAACGCCGGAAATGCACAGCCTCCGCCGCCGCATCGG containing:
- a CDS encoding histidinol-phosphatase; translation: MITVDTHIHTHFSHGKASVQEMFDAALAKGMKVFGFSEHSPRPDGFDYPTDYKQKLTAAWPDYLRQVSALKENPQGVQVLLGIEMDWTVGQEDYIRQKLAADPFDYVIAGIHFLDTWGFDFAPQDWAYWSDDEKFARYEAFFETMTHMAQTGLFDIVAHPDIIKIFSVDAFTRWMQTASAKDAVRSALCAVQKAGMAMEVSSAGLRKLCAEIYPCPFFMETARDLHLPISFGSDAHSTASVGYAFTVLETYARTYGYSQSVFFEKRTMQVRAF
- a CDS encoding late competence development ComFB family protein; the encoded protein is MSDKQHRYRIGTADFSAIRNRNETRVLRMMEKVMSEPPGYQPDELSLHDIYALALNALPPRYTQTGTIVLRDPVKDEEILAAVRNAFAVVVQNPKY
- the pstA gene encoding phosphate ABC transporter permease PstA yields the protein MASTFGFDEKAMRARRHARERRFRAYAITAIALAGLFLVFFMVDISIKGASAFRQGELLITVNYSPEIYANPNMALDPEVAQIVSRSFIRLIPSMMDEDSTLSGTTRELWVLASADTDQYMKERPNRLKPRQQKLVDSMMQQGTAKLAFNTGFFTSGDSKLPELAGIFSAAVGSFYVLLLTLLFSFPVAVMCAIYLEEFAPDNRLTQIIEVNINNLAAIPSIIYGLLGLAIFINFMGVTRSSVLVGGLTLSLMTMPSIIISTRAAIRSIPPSIREAALALGATPLQVVWHHVLPLSLPGILTGTIIGLSRAMGETAPLLIVGMMAYIPDVATSFSSASTVLPAQIYTWASDSQRAFAERTAAGIMVLLVLLLSMNATAIWLRNKYERKW